From Vicugna pacos chromosome 6, VicPac4, whole genome shotgun sequence, a single genomic window includes:
- the WDR20 gene encoding WD repeat-containing protein 20 isoform X7, translating into MKSYFGGLLCVCWSPDGKYIVTGGEDDLVTVWSFVDCRVIARGHGHKSWVSVVAFDPYTTSVEESDPMEFSGSDEDLQDLLHFGRDRANSTQSRLSKRNSTESRPVSVTYRFGSVGQDTQLCLWDLTEDILFPHQPLSRARTHTNVMHATSPPAGSTGNSVPAAGNAAPPPLPRSNSLPHSAGSGAGGKGGVADGAVASGVSKFATLSLHDRKDRHHEKDHKRNHSMGHISSKSSDKLNLVTKARTDPAKTLGTPLCPRMEDVPLLEPLVCKKIAHERLTVLVFLEDCVVTACQEGFVCTWGRPGKVGLLSSPNQASSPGGTVV; encoded by the exons ATGAAAAGCTACTTTGGCGGCttgctgtgtgtgtgctggagcccGGACGGCAAGTACATCGTGACTGGGGGCGAGGACGACCTGGTGACAGTCTGGTCTTTTGTCGACTGCCGAGTGATAGCTCGAGGCCACGGGCACAAATCCTGGGTCAGCGTCGTGGCGTTTGACCCCTATACCACTAGCGTAGAGGAAAGCGACCCTATGGAGTTCAGTGGCAGTGACGAGGACTTGCAGGACCTTCTTCATTTTGGAAGAGATCGAGCAAACAGTACCCAGTCCCGACTGTCCAAACGGAACTCTACGGAGAGCCGCCCCGTCAGCGTTACGTATCGGTTCGGCTCCGTGGGCCAGGACACACAGCTCTGCTTATGGGACCTTACGGAGGACATCCTTttccctcaccagcccctctcgAGAGCAAGGACACACACGAACGTCATGCACGCCACGAGCCCTCCTGCCGGAAGCACCGGGAACAGCGTCCCGGCGGCCGGCAACgcggcgccgccgccgctgccgcgcTCCAACAGCCTCCCGCACTCGGCGGGCTCCGGCGCCGGCGGCAAGGGCGGCGTGGCGGACGGGGCCGTCGCTTCCGGGGTCAGCAAGTTCGCAACGCTCTCACTGCACGACCGGAAGGACAGGCACCACGAGAAGGACCACAAGCGCAACCACAGCATGGGGCACATTTCTAGCAAGAGCAGCGACAAGCTGAACCTGGTCACCAAAGCCAGAACGGACCCGGCCAAAACCCTGGGGACGCCTCTGTGTCCCCGAATGGAGGACGTCCCCCTGCTGGAGCCGCTCGTCTGCAAAAAGATAGCTCACGAGAGGCTGACTGTGCTGGTTTTCCTCGAAGACTGTGTAGTCACTGCTTGTCAGGAGGGCTTTGTGTGCACGTGGGGAAGGCCTGGTAAAGTG GGTTTACTGTCATCCCCAAACCAGGCCAGTTCTCCAGGTGGGACTGTAGTGTAG
- the WDR20 gene encoding WD repeat-containing protein 20 isoform X8: MKSYFGGLLCVCWSPDGKYIVTGGEDDLVTVWSFVDCRVIARGHGHKSWVSVVAFDPYTTSVEESDPMEFSGSDEDLQDLLHFGRDRANSTQSRLSKRNSTESRPVSVTYRFGSVGQDTQLCLWDLTEDILFPHQPLSRARTHTNVMHATSPPAGSTGNSVPAAGNAAPPPLPRSNSLPHSAGSGAGGKGGVADGAVASGVSKFATLSLHDRKDRHHEKDHKRNHSMGHISSKSSDKLNLVTKARTDPAKTLGTPLCPRMEDVPLLEPLVCKKIAHERLTVLVFLEDCVVTACQEGFVCTWGRPGKVVSFNP, translated from the coding sequence ATGAAAAGCTACTTTGGCGGCttgctgtgtgtgtgctggagcccGGACGGCAAGTACATCGTGACTGGGGGCGAGGACGACCTGGTGACAGTCTGGTCTTTTGTCGACTGCCGAGTGATAGCTCGAGGCCACGGGCACAAATCCTGGGTCAGCGTCGTGGCGTTTGACCCCTATACCACTAGCGTAGAGGAAAGCGACCCTATGGAGTTCAGTGGCAGTGACGAGGACTTGCAGGACCTTCTTCATTTTGGAAGAGATCGAGCAAACAGTACCCAGTCCCGACTGTCCAAACGGAACTCTACGGAGAGCCGCCCCGTCAGCGTTACGTATCGGTTCGGCTCCGTGGGCCAGGACACACAGCTCTGCTTATGGGACCTTACGGAGGACATCCTTttccctcaccagcccctctcgAGAGCAAGGACACACACGAACGTCATGCACGCCACGAGCCCTCCTGCCGGAAGCACCGGGAACAGCGTCCCGGCGGCCGGCAACgcggcgccgccgccgctgccgcgcTCCAACAGCCTCCCGCACTCGGCGGGCTCCGGCGCCGGCGGCAAGGGCGGCGTGGCGGACGGGGCCGTCGCTTCCGGGGTCAGCAAGTTCGCAACGCTCTCACTGCACGACCGGAAGGACAGGCACCACGAGAAGGACCACAAGCGCAACCACAGCATGGGGCACATTTCTAGCAAGAGCAGCGACAAGCTGAACCTGGTCACCAAAGCCAGAACGGACCCGGCCAAAACCCTGGGGACGCCTCTGTGTCCCCGAATGGAGGACGTCCCCCTGCTGGAGCCGCTCGTCTGCAAAAAGATAGCTCACGAGAGGCTGACTGTGCTGGTTTTCCTCGAAGACTGTGTAGTCACTGCTTGTCAGGAGGGCTTTGTGTGCACGTGGGGAAGGCCTGGTAAAGTGGTAAGTTTTAACCCTTGA
- the MOK gene encoding MAPK/MAK/MRK overlapping kinase isoform X10 has product MKCFWRRHPLSEKKIAHYMYQLCTSLDHMHRNGIFHRDVKPENILIKQDVLKLGDFGSCRSVYSKQPYTEYISTRWYRAPECLLTDGFYTYKMDVWSAGCVLYEVARRWRKAYAPGGWKSPCGEGWHPGFHLGCCPDPSPWLHLPSLQPLFPGANELDQISRIHDIIGTPTEKTLAKFKQSRAMSFDFPFKKGSGIPLLTASLSPQCLSLLHAMVAYDPDERITAHQALQHPYFHQQRATEKQALASHWRKATTFLPQHPVAPELLSSTWLTAKEGRKQKQPLKQEEDHPRRPGPAYLMELPKLKLAGVTKLSSYSSPALQSVLAPGANGRVPLLRPLKCVGANQKTDAQKDIKPTLKQCRLPTIDRRGGGY; this is encoded by the exons ggagaagacacccattgtcagaaaaaaaaattgcgcACTATATGTACCAGCTGTGTACATCTCTCGACCATATGCACAG AAATGGAATATTTCACAGAGAcgtaaaaccagaaaatatattGATAAAG CAGGATGTCCTGAAATTAGGGGACTTTGGGTCCTGCCGGAGTGTGTACTCGAAGCAGCCGTACACAGAGTACATCTCCACCCGCTGGTACCGGGCCCCCGAGTGTCTCCTCACCGACGGCTTCTACACCTACAAGATGGACGTGTGGAGTGCCGGCTGCGTGCTCTACGAGGTGGCCAG GAGATGGAGGAAGGCCTACGCCCCAGGGGGATGGAAGTCACCATGCGGGGAAGGCTGGCACCCCGGGTTCCACCTGGGCTGCTGCCCTGACCCCAGCCCCTGGTTGCACCTGCCCAGCCTGCAGCCCCTCTTCCCTGGAGCCAATGAGCTGGACCAGATCTCCAGAATCCACGACATCATCGGCACGCCTACTGAGAAGACCCTTGCCAAGTTCAAGCA GTCGAGAGCTATGAGTTtcgattttccttttaaaaagggATCAGGAATACCTCTCCTGACAGCCAGCTTGTCTCCACAATGCCTGTCCCTCCTGCACGCCATGGTGGCCTATGACCCAGACGAGAGAATCACCGCCCACCAGGCCCTGCAGCACCCCTACTTCCACCAGCAGAG GGCCACCGAGAAGCAGGCTCTGGCCAGCCACTGGAGGAAAGCCACAACTTTCCTTCCACAGCACCCCGTGGCCCCGGAACTGCTCAGCAGCACCTGGCTAACTGCCAAGGAGGGCCGAAAGCAG aAACAACCCCTAAAGCAAGAGGAGGACCATCCTAGGAGACCAGGACCGGCCTACCTGATGGAACTGCCCAAACTTAAGCTGGCGGGAGTGACCAAACTGTCCTCGTACTCCAGCCCGGCGCTACAGTCAGTGCTGGCCCCAGGGGCAAACGGCAGAGTCCCATTGCTGAGACCCCTGAAGTGTGTTGGTGCAAACCAGAAG ACAGACGCACAGAAGGACATCAAGCCGACCTTGAAACAGTGTCGCCTGCCCACGATAGACCGGAGGGGCGGAGGCTACTGA